The Rhodocytophaga rosea genome has a segment encoding these proteins:
- a CDS encoding transposase, with the protein MLRSDSQKGFKVLDIRWEIERTFTWILNARRLNKDNEKSRRNSQSMVYLAMMPVLLNRLH; encoded by the coding sequence GTGCTCAGAAGTGATAGTCAGAAAGGCTTCAAAGTTTTAGACATAAGGTGGGAAATTGAGCGTACATTCACCTGGATTCTCAATGCCAGACGATTGAATAAAGACAATGAAAAGAGTAGACGCAATAGCCAATCAATGGTCTATTTAGCCATGATGCCGGTGTTACTCAATAGACTACACTAG
- a CDS encoding GMC oxidoreductase, with protein sequence MIYRTDIDFKPENIEAASKKVYDAIIIGGGTSGLLSALTLIENGKKVALFEAGSFSLLTHLTNTELRFQRELTDSVRSSFQYTQKMPDGNNFGPNFSCLGGRGLFWNGASPRFQPHDFDGWQLSYEEMIPYYEWAEKEFRVSDSYGRTDLAQKAINTINEKLDLKAISAPFAFNDSKEYYGMLPSGISSALGIFFRNTFQKDRKELIDIFCNSFVKKINLSITNNATGVIASINKTQLVEFKANIIIVAGGGIESIKLLKNSNVPDPHYRIGKGIQEHLFYRTFWDGSSFFDSSKKDAATIFIPSESQNSEQIEIHAPGRYLFATDNEQSWEPDNRELYHIMIRSFAATEKSDNNFVAFNTDNIGNSIVHFSHSDKDRSMMQKMKSKVSIIGASLNLSIIEERFASFGGSYHEAGGLDMGNDPKTSVTDKAGRVHTCENIYVLDASVFPIIGATNPHLTLAALSRKQTLNICK encoded by the coding sequence ATGATCTATAGAACTGACATTGATTTTAAACCTGAAAATATAGAGGCAGCCTCAAAGAAGGTTTATGACGCAATCATAATTGGAGGAGGGACTTCCGGTTTGCTTTCGGCATTAACCTTAATCGAAAATGGGAAAAAAGTTGCCTTGTTTGAAGCGGGTTCTTTTTCTCTATTAACTCACTTAACAAACACTGAATTACGCTTCCAAAGAGAGTTAACTGATTCCGTTAGGAGTTCCTTTCAATACACTCAAAAGATGCCAGATGGAAACAATTTTGGTCCGAACTTTAGTTGTTTAGGAGGTAGGGGGTTATTTTGGAATGGTGCATCCCCAAGATTTCAACCGCATGACTTTGATGGATGGCAACTTAGTTATGAAGAAATGATTCCCTATTATGAATGGGCTGAAAAAGAATTCAGAGTCTCAGATTCTTATGGAAGAACAGATTTAGCACAAAAGGCAATCAATACCATCAATGAAAAATTAGATTTGAAAGCTATTTCTGCACCTTTCGCCTTTAATGATTCCAAAGAATATTATGGCATGTTGCCGTCTGGAATATCATCTGCCTTGGGAATTTTTTTTAGAAATACATTTCAGAAAGACAGGAAAGAGTTAATTGATATATTTTGTAATAGTTTTGTTAAGAAAATAAATCTTTCTATTACAAATAATGCTACAGGAGTTATAGCTAGTATAAACAAAACACAACTAGTGGAATTTAAGGCGAATATAATTATTGTTGCTGGTGGAGGAATAGAATCAATAAAGTTACTTAAAAATTCAAATGTTCCCGACCCTCACTACAGAATAGGTAAAGGTATTCAGGAACATCTTTTCTACAGAACTTTTTGGGATGGTTCATCCTTTTTTGATTCTTCAAAAAAAGATGCTGCAACCATTTTTATTCCAAGTGAAAGTCAAAATAGCGAGCAGATAGAAATTCATGCACCTGGCAGATATTTATTTGCGACAGACAACGAACAATCATGGGAACCTGATAATCGAGAATTATATCACATAATGATTCGTTCATTTGCGGCAACAGAGAAATCAGATAATAATTTTGTTGCATTTAATACTGATAACATAGGCAATTCTATTGTTCATTTTTCTCATTCTGACAAAGACAGGTCAATGATGCAGAAAATGAAATCAAAAGTTTCAATTATTGGAGCATCATTAAACCTGAGCATTATTGAAGAAAGGTTTGCATCATTCGGTGGTAGTTATCATGAAGCAGGAGGACTTGATATGGGAAATGATCCAAAGACATCAGTTACAGATAAAGCCGGAAGAGTTCACACTTGTGAGAATATTTATGTACTTGATGCTTCTGTTTTTCCAATTATTGGAGCAACAAATCCACATCTTACATTAGCCGCTTTAAGTAGAAAACAAACTTTAAATATTTGCAAATAG
- a CDS encoding IS3 family transposase — translation MERKSLVSPQAKLSLRQQCRLLSISRASFYYEPKQENADNLGMMQLMDAHILEEPTAGVLTMQSMLEEKGYKAGYERIRRLMRLANIRPIYPRKQLTQLGDKKYIYPYLLRNLKVERANQVWAIDITYVAMAKGFMYLTAVIDVYSRYIVGWGLSNTLDAEASLQVLKAAVAEHGKPGIVNSDQGSQFTCKEYVEYLKSESIRISMDGKGRALDNIFIERFWRTIKYQHIYLNPATDGISLYQGISGWMEKYNQRPHQGIDRNKPINLYKMAA, via the coding sequence ATGGAGCGTAAATCACTGGTTAGTCCTCAAGCAAAGCTTAGCCTTCGCCAGCAATGCCGTTTACTTTCTATCAGCCGGGCCTCTTTCTATTATGAGCCTAAACAAGAGAATGCAGATAATTTAGGAATGATGCAGCTCATGGATGCCCATATATTAGAAGAACCAACGGCCGGAGTGCTGACAATGCAGTCGATGCTGGAGGAAAAGGGTTATAAAGCAGGTTACGAGCGGATAAGAAGATTGATGCGGCTGGCTAACATCCGGCCTATCTACCCCCGAAAGCAACTGACGCAGTTAGGGGACAAAAAGTATATCTATCCTTATTTGCTCAGGAACTTAAAAGTAGAGCGGGCAAACCAGGTATGGGCTATAGATATTACCTATGTTGCGATGGCTAAAGGGTTTATGTATTTGACGGCTGTGATAGATGTGTATAGCCGCTATATTGTGGGCTGGGGCTTGTCTAATACATTGGATGCTGAGGCTAGCTTGCAGGTGTTGAAAGCAGCGGTAGCTGAGCATGGTAAGCCCGGGATTGTCAACAGCGACCAGGGTAGCCAGTTTACCTGTAAAGAGTATGTAGAATATTTAAAAAGTGAATCTATCCGTATCAGTATGGATGGCAAAGGCAGGGCACTGGATAATATATTTATAGAAAGGTTTTGGCGGACCATTAAATACCAGCATATTTACCTGAACCCGGCCACTGATGGCATCTCCCTCTACCAGGGCATCAGTGGCTGGATGGAGAAATACAATCAAAGGCCACACCAGGGAATTGACCGAAACAAGCCCATTAATCTTTATAAAATGGCAGCTTAA
- a CDS encoding transposase, whose protein sequence is MKKTRRKFTAAFKAKVALEALKERETLAALSARFEVHANQISLWKQEFLTNSELVFSSTEGKEKEEQVNLDALYAKIGQLEMERDFLKKSLKKTGL, encoded by the coding sequence ATGAAAAAAACGAGGAGAAAATTTACAGCTGCTTTCAAGGCGAAAGTGGCATTGGAAGCGCTTAAAGAGCGGGAAACATTAGCGGCTTTGTCGGCCCGCTTTGAGGTACACGCCAACCAGATATCGCTGTGGAAGCAGGAATTTTTAACTAATTCGGAGCTGGTATTCTCTTCCACAGAAGGGAAAGAAAAAGAAGAGCAGGTAAACTTAGATGCGCTTTATGCTAAGATTGGGCAACTGGAGATGGAACGCGACTTTTTAAAAAAAAGCTTGAAGAAGACCGGACTGTAA
- a CDS encoding endonuclease/exonuclease/phosphatase family protein produces MKISIATFNVENLIGTDKIIYDEPRPRYNVQQYQQKVGWIRNQLLKMNADVIGFQEIFEEQPLRDCLVGTPMENWDLFVAKPNGKSPVNAILSKFPIINTSVIEDIPFVFDFFDEAAMTSVLESKSIDILIKKFSRGVLKAEIQLNDKITALVVVLHLKSKRPIFPDGLDRDTATYPETAKGSVRSLIRRAIESCGVRQILSDEINKEEAKPIFILGDLNDNDTAVTNQAIIGEEPFRNLPPEEKVKRWKHVFQNCKDVQARKSIENFHYTYIHNGHYESLDNIFVSNHFAELNSNKIGRIIDVRLYNDHVIDLRTSMDRKPIYVTDHGQVVANIDLLDTVPTAPIS; encoded by the coding sequence ATGAAAATCTCAATAGCAACATTTAATGTAGAAAATCTTATTGGTACTGACAAGATCATATATGATGAACCGAGACCGCGATATAATGTACAACAGTATCAACAAAAAGTAGGCTGGATTAGAAACCAACTTTTAAAAATGAATGCTGATGTTATAGGCTTTCAAGAAATATTTGAAGAACAACCACTTAGAGATTGTTTAGTGGGTACTCCAATGGAGAATTGGGATCTTTTCGTTGCTAAGCCGAATGGTAAGAGTCCTGTAAATGCTATTCTAAGTAAATTTCCTATAATTAATACAAGTGTGATTGAAGATATCCCATTTGTTTTTGATTTTTTTGATGAAGCGGCAATGACTAGTGTTTTGGAAAGTAAATCTATAGATATATTAATAAAGAAATTTTCAAGAGGGGTATTAAAGGCCGAAATCCAACTTAATGATAAAATTACTGCTTTAGTTGTTGTTCTTCATTTAAAATCGAAAAGACCCATATTTCCTGATGGATTGGATCGTGACACAGCAACCTATCCTGAAACTGCTAAAGGCAGTGTTCGCTCCTTAATTAGAAGGGCAATTGAATCATGTGGTGTAAGACAAATTTTATCTGATGAAATTAATAAGGAAGAAGCTAAGCCTATTTTTATTTTAGGTGACTTGAATGATAATGATACAGCTGTAACCAATCAAGCAATTATTGGTGAAGAACCATTCCGAAATCTTCCACCTGAAGAAAAGGTAAAAAGATGGAAGCATGTTTTTCAAAATTGTAAAGATGTTCAAGCTCGTAAGAGTATTGAAAATTTTCACTACACATATATCCACAATGGACACTATGAAAGCCTTGACAATATATTTGTTAGCAATCATTTTGCAGAGTTAAATTCTAACAAAATTGGTAGGATAATAGATGTTCGTTTATATAATGATCATGTTATTGACCTTAGAACTTCTATGGATAGAAAGCCTATTTATGTAACTGATCATGGACAAGTAGTAGCTAATATTGATTTACTAGATACAGTCCCAACAGCTCCGATTTCATAA
- the rpiA gene encoding ribose-5-phosphate isomerase RpiA, whose product MINSIEKEKELAAKEAIKFINNNQIVGLGTGSTAAYAIKGIGELVKNGLKIKAIPTSNRTKEMAILLNIPLIDINTIDSIDVSIDGADEFDSKLNLIKGGGGALLREKIVASLTKELIIIVDSTKKVDTLGKFKLPIEVIPFASNYVLKKVQFLNGEGKIRMLGDTEFITDEGNYIIDVDFGLISDPIYLSSKLNEIEGIVSHGLFIKLARKVIMGNNDTTISFESK is encoded by the coding sequence ATGATTAATTCGATTGAAAAAGAAAAAGAACTCGCAGCAAAGGAAGCTATTAAATTTATTAATAATAATCAGATAGTTGGCTTAGGAACAGGCTCAACTGCAGCTTATGCTATTAAAGGGATTGGAGAACTTGTGAAGAATGGCTTAAAAATTAAAGCGATTCCAACATCTAATAGGACAAAAGAAATGGCGATATTGCTCAATATTCCTTTAATTGACATCAATACTATTGATAGTATTGATGTATCAATTGATGGAGCTGATGAATTTGATTCTAAACTTAACCTAATAAAAGGTGGTGGGGGAGCATTATTGAGAGAGAAAATAGTCGCATCTTTAACTAAAGAGTTGATAATTATTGTTGATTCGACAAAAAAGGTTGATACTTTAGGTAAGTTTAAATTACCTATCGAAGTTATTCCATTTGCCTCTAATTATGTATTAAAAAAGGTACAGTTTTTAAATGGTGAAGGAAAAATTAGGATGCTTGGAGATACTGAGTTCATCACAGATGAAGGAAATTATATCATTGATGTGGACTTTGGACTAATTTCAGATCCAATCTACTTGTCAAGCAAATTAAATGAAATTGAAGGTATTGTAAGTCATGGTTTATTTATAAAGCTGGCAAGAAAGGTAATTATGGGAAATAATGATACAACAATAAGCTTTGAATCTAAATAG
- a CDS encoding LOG family protein has protein sequence MSNKKLPFQPIRGELYTSAELSNGFDPNRPESLVEMTDFQTYRYFYMNGRATPADPYVGMMEALHDNSILQAMFEYLTSYKRKVAIMGGHREERSSKNYRSVVALAKRLSEKDYLLASGGGPGAMEATHLGALLKGQNEETVNKAIDLLATRPSLPAGAERVVSPMGEIDYNIVKSLHEWSKPAHELMQQLQQRGESLAVPTWHYGHEPVTPLATHAAKYFQNSIREDVLLMLATQGIIFAPGRAGTLQEVFQDAAQNYYAGDNGIFSPMVFFDADSFWTKTLPIQPLLEGLFKLGGEEREHQYHTNVLYTADIDQIVEFLLERVPSEKQVMVRLKKLGLGPMEKAALS, from the coding sequence ATGTCTAACAAGAAACTACCGTTTCAGCCTATAAGAGGTGAATTATATACCTCTGCTGAATTGTCAAATGGATTTGATCCAAATCGTCCTGAAAGCTTAGTTGAAATGACTGACTTTCAAACTTATAGATACTTCTATATGAATGGAAGAGCAACCCCGGCCGACCCGTATGTCGGAATGATGGAGGCATTACATGATAATTCTATTTTGCAGGCCATGTTTGAATATCTAACAAGTTATAAGCGCAAAGTAGCAATAATGGGTGGTCATAGAGAGGAGCGTAGTTCAAAAAATTACCGTAGTGTAGTTGCACTGGCAAAGCGACTCAGTGAGAAAGATTATCTACTAGCTAGTGGGGGAGGACCAGGCGCAATGGAAGCTACACATCTTGGAGCGCTTCTTAAAGGACAAAATGAGGAAACTGTGAACAAAGCGATTGACCTGCTAGCAACTCGACCTTCATTGCCCGCCGGTGCTGAACGGGTTGTGAGCCCTATGGGTGAAATAGATTATAATATTGTCAAAAGTTTGCATGAATGGTCAAAACCAGCACATGAACTAATGCAGCAACTTCAACAACGTGGAGAAAGCCTTGCTGTGCCAACATGGCATTACGGCCATGAGCCTGTAACACCACTTGCTACTCATGCTGCAAAGTATTTCCAGAATAGCATTAGAGAAGATGTCCTCCTGATGTTAGCAACTCAAGGAATAATCTTTGCTCCAGGTCGAGCTGGAACACTTCAAGAAGTATTTCAGGATGCTGCACAAAATTATTATGCCGGCGACAATGGTATATTCAGTCCAATGGTTTTCTTTGATGCAGATTCTTTTTGGACAAAGACTCTACCAATTCAACCATTACTAGAAGGTCTATTTAAGCTAGGGGGCGAAGAGCGCGAGCACCAGTATCATACAAATGTGTTGTATACAGCTGATATTGATCAAATTGTTGAATTTTTGCTTGAAAGGGTTCCAAGCGAGAAACAAGTAATGGTACGACTCAAGAAGTTAGGATTAGGTCCAATGGAAAAAGCAGCATTGTCATAA
- a CDS encoding S1/P1 nuclease: METVTLKRGRGTVKLVKSDNLIAIKTSSQAKVGEVLAIAPTETTQIDMGTDLSGFQIIKVQSTKEGMEKTLNQLRRHYLVDAGSHVYHTPKNVAPIVPTGKITLRFTPESTNEQRQQILDENKLEIIDSEIKQKSDGTKVETFTVRTTPDSLNPLKVAEKLQQHNGIVSLVEPDLATPGKLFAFQLPSDAYLKEQWHLENNGIQFGTSLGLKAGADARVVAAWQRMQSLGSSACIVAVIDDGFDLSHPDLAGSSKVVAPWDFKTNTNNPAPRDFHPDSRYGDYHGTACAGVAIGNASAGGIIGAAPNCRFMPVRWTGTISDDTVKEQFNYVANQGAWVVSCSWGVSTDAFTLSTKMDEAITECSKLGRNGLGCVIVFAAGNSNHDINDPEGGTVDGFATHPDVIAVAACNSRDEKSNYSNFGKEISICAPSSGSGGRGILTSDVRGTFKFGGVTYEAGYEAGDYTRTFGGTSSATPLVAGVCALLLSVNPSLTSLQVKEILERTARRIGNPASYENGHSIYFGYGCIDADAAVQQALALVATPMGTIQPTVVQNEAERQLTRNYTTLYGSEFWGISRHELIAGAAAQLLSQRARIEIARILAPLGNVGLQDIAGWADQIKRHTPTSNDDPDTVKFLNDFPGDIHRVWHYVNLPLGAAHYSREDYEIFTREDDVVQMIGKSVSVLLQNSNIMSELNALRWLTHLVGDVHQPIHVGCSYIDTSGSLPELVFDPQRIIERNLKSDTGGNSLVLPISGNISLHSYWDSRLAGDIDSHTDEHSLESGSIEISSLVKEMDNYTSLEIKNQFIAKLMAMIWQERARNRNNIVVAEPANDLPLDRWAEQWATNSLLLAQSAYHSLKIDRKLSRGKYSVTWEGKNIYDTRCKPIVSQQLRLAAENLAHLLNAIWQ, encoded by the coding sequence ATGGAAACAGTAACCCTAAAACGTGGCCGAGGTACAGTTAAACTAGTCAAGAGTGATAATTTAATTGCAATAAAAACTAGTTCTCAAGCTAAAGTTGGTGAGGTATTAGCCATTGCACCAACGGAAACAACCCAAATAGATATGGGGACAGATCTCAGCGGCTTCCAAATTATAAAAGTTCAAAGTACTAAAGAGGGTATGGAAAAAACGCTCAATCAGCTTCGCAGACATTATTTAGTTGATGCAGGTTCTCATGTTTATCATACACCTAAAAATGTTGCGCCTATCGTACCAACAGGCAAAATCACTTTACGTTTTACTCCTGAATCGACTAATGAACAACGACAGCAGATTTTAGATGAGAATAAACTTGAAATAATTGATTCAGAAATCAAACAAAAAAGTGATGGTACAAAAGTCGAGACTTTCACTGTCAGAACTACACCGGATTCATTAAATCCATTAAAGGTAGCTGAAAAGCTACAACAACATAATGGAATTGTTTCACTTGTTGAACCTGATTTGGCAACCCCAGGAAAACTCTTCGCATTTCAGCTACCATCTGATGCCTATCTGAAAGAGCAGTGGCATTTGGAAAACAATGGTATTCAATTTGGTACTTCTTTAGGATTGAAAGCAGGGGCAGATGCTCGTGTTGTAGCGGCTTGGCAAAGAATGCAATCATTAGGGTCTTCAGCTTGCATTGTAGCTGTTATTGATGACGGATTCGACCTTTCTCATCCTGATTTAGCAGGTAGTAGTAAGGTAGTCGCACCCTGGGATTTTAAGACTAATACCAATAATCCAGCTCCAAGAGATTTTCATCCTGATTCAAGATACGGAGATTATCACGGGACGGCTTGCGCTGGTGTTGCTATTGGTAATGCTAGTGCTGGTGGGATAATTGGTGCAGCTCCAAATTGTCGGTTTATGCCAGTTAGATGGACTGGAACTATTTCTGATGACACTGTTAAGGAACAGTTCAACTATGTTGCTAACCAAGGGGCTTGGGTTGTCAGTTGCAGTTGGGGCGTCTCAACTGATGCCTTTACTCTTTCTACTAAGATGGATGAAGCTATTACAGAATGTTCTAAATTAGGTCGCAATGGTTTAGGCTGTGTCATTGTTTTTGCTGCAGGGAATTCTAATCATGATATTAATGATCCAGAAGGAGGCACTGTTGATGGTTTTGCTACACATCCAGATGTGATTGCCGTAGCCGCTTGTAATAGCCGCGATGAAAAATCAAACTATTCAAATTTTGGCAAAGAGATTTCTATTTGTGCCCCATCAAGCGGATCAGGTGGTAGAGGAATCTTAACTTCTGATGTGAGAGGAACATTCAAGTTTGGAGGTGTAACTTATGAAGCAGGATATGAAGCAGGTGATTATACAAGAACATTTGGAGGAACATCCAGTGCTACTCCGCTTGTTGCTGGTGTTTGTGCACTGCTGTTATCGGTAAATCCCTCCCTAACTTCTTTACAAGTTAAAGAAATTCTTGAACGCACTGCACGTCGCATAGGTAATCCAGCATCTTATGAAAATGGACATTCAATTTATTTTGGTTATGGCTGCATTGATGCAGATGCTGCAGTCCAACAAGCTCTAGCGCTTGTAGCAACTCCAATGGGAACAATTCAACCAACTGTCGTTCAAAACGAGGCCGAAAGGCAATTAACCAGAAATTATACAACACTTTATGGAAGTGAGTTTTGGGGCATTTCACGTCATGAATTAATTGCAGGTGCAGCAGCTCAATTACTAAGTCAACGGGCCCGAATTGAAATTGCACGTATTCTAGCACCGCTTGGGAATGTTGGTTTGCAAGATATTGCAGGCTGGGCAGACCAAATTAAACGTCATACGCCAACTTCCAATGATGATCCGGACACTGTTAAGTTTTTAAATGATTTCCCAGGTGATATTCACAGAGTTTGGCATTACGTCAATCTTCCACTTGGAGCAGCCCATTACAGTCGAGAAGATTATGAGATATTTACACGTGAAGATGATGTTGTACAGATGATAGGTAAATCTGTAAGTGTATTGCTGCAAAACTCGAATATTATGAGTGAACTTAATGCTTTGCGCTGGTTAACTCATCTTGTTGGAGATGTGCATCAGCCAATCCATGTTGGATGCAGTTATATTGATACATCAGGTAGCTTGCCAGAGTTAGTTTTTGACCCTCAAAGAATCATCGAACGAAATTTAAAAAGCGATACAGGTGGTAACAGTTTAGTGTTACCCATAAGTGGAAATATTAGTTTACATTCATATTGGGACAGTAGGTTAGCAGGTGATATTGATAGCCATACCGATGAGCATAGCTTAGAATCCGGATCCATTGAGATAAGCTCTTTAGTTAAGGAAATGGATAATTACACTTCATTAGAAATAAAGAACCAATTTATTGCTAAACTTATGGCAATGATTTGGCAGGAAAGAGCTAGAAACAGAAATAATATAGTTGTAGCTGAGCCAGCAAATGATCTTCCACTGGACAGGTGGGCTGAGCAATGGGCGACAAACTCACTATTGCTAGCACAAAGTGCATATCATTCTCTAAAAATTGATAGAAAGTTGAGCAGAGGTAAATATAGTGTAACCTGGGAAGGAAAAAATATTTATGACACTCGTTGTAAGCCAATTGTTTCGCAACAGTTGAGATTGGCAGCAGAGAATCTCGCCCATTTGCTTAATGCAATATGGCAATAA
- a CDS encoding acyl carrier protein, with protein sequence MGSQIEEKVKQIIGEKLLSNDHKIEDLSKDYADILILKETLDMEFGLRFEPSLLFESKTVGDVVNLISNLVEKNKTD encoded by the coding sequence ATGGGCTCGCAAATTGAAGAAAAGGTCAAACAAATTATTGGGGAAAAACTATTATCGAATGACCATAAAATTGAAGATCTATCTAAAGACTATGCTGATATACTCATTTTAAAAGAGACATTAGACATGGAATTTGGGTTAAGATTTGAACCAAGCCTACTATTTGAATCAAAAACAGTAGGAGATGTTGTTAATCTTATTTCAAACTTAGTTGAGAAAAATAAAACAGATTAA
- a CDS encoding peptidoglycan-binding protein has protein sequence MATIFIFHSQLDKELVYKYTTELRKHNHEVLIDDTLISSEKETAEVLMEAQRKADGTLVFLTRNSIQSVHVVSELGIAKAYEQNGKFFIPLLQREVSIPYILEKTQYIIINEENFLDTAEQIETSIRDFLSLKRKTGDDIPLNVGSTGERVKEVQNLLTQIGPSKIMADGIYGNSTVNAVTAFQKDNHLFVTGEVDQSTYETLQYFSTNKKEEKTEISQTNYWLLKINEKYNTSVKSDHALK, from the coding sequence ATGGCAACAATATTTATTTTCCACAGCCAGTTGGACAAGGAACTGGTGTATAAATATACAACTGAATTGAGAAAACACAATCATGAAGTTTTAATAGATGACACCCTGATAAGTTCGGAAAAAGAAACAGCGGAAGTGCTGATGGAAGCGCAAAGAAAGGCAGATGGTACACTTGTGTTTCTTACTAGAAATAGCATCCAATCCGTACATGTAGTAAGCGAACTGGGGATCGCTAAAGCTTATGAGCAAAACGGTAAATTCTTTATCCCGCTTCTTCAGAGAGAAGTTTCCATCCCTTATATCCTTGAGAAAACTCAATACATCATAATCAATGAGGAAAATTTTCTCGATACAGCGGAACAAATAGAAACTTCCATCCGGGATTTTCTTTCCCTGAAAAGGAAAACGGGTGATGATATCCCGTTAAACGTAGGTTCAACTGGAGAAAGGGTAAAAGAAGTTCAAAATCTGCTCACACAAATCGGGCCCTCTAAAATAATGGCAGATGGTATCTATGGAAATTCCACTGTCAATGCAGTTACTGCATTTCAAAAAGATAATCATCTTTTTGTAACTGGCGAAGTTGATCAGTCAACTTATGAAACGCTTCAGTATTTTTCAACCAACAAAAAAGAAGAAAAAACAGAAATCTCACAAACAAACTACTGGTTATTAAAAATAAATGAAAAGTATAATACCTCGGTAAAATCAGACCACGCGTTAAAGTGA